The stretch of DNA TCCAGGCCGATGATCTCCTCGATCTGGCGCTTCGCTTCTTCGGGCTGGGCGCCAGGCAGGTCGATCTTGTTGATGACCGGGATGATCTCGAGGTTGTTCTCGATGGCCAGATACGCGTTGGCCAGCGTCTGCGCTTCCACGCCCTGCGAGGCGTCCACCAGCAGCAGTGCGCCTTCGCAGGCGGCCAGCGAACGGGTGACCTCGTACGAAAAGTCGACGTGGCCGGGCGTGTCGATCAGGTTCAGCACGTACGCCTGGCCGTTGTCGGCGGTGTAGTTCAGGCGGACGGCGTGGGCCTTGATCGTGATGCCGCGCTCGCGCTCAAGGTCCATCGAGTCCAGCACCTGGGCTTCCATCTCGCGGGCCTGGAGCGCACCGGTGGCCTCGAGAAAGCGGTCCGCCAGCGTGGACTTGCCGTGATCGATGTGCGCGATGATCGAAAAATTGCGAATGAAGCGTTGATCCATGTGGTGCGGTCGTATCAGCGGGCGTTAACGCTGATCAAGCGGCAACACCTGTTGCGGATACGCCGGGCCGATGTACTCGGTCCTCGGACGAATGAGCCTGTTGTTCGCGTATTGTTCCAGCACGTGCGCGGTCCAGCCGCTGATGCGGCTGACGGCGAAGATCGGGGTATACAGCGCGATGGGAATGCCGAGCGAGTAGAACATGGACGCCGAATAAAAATCCACGTTCGGATTCAGGCCCTTGTCGCCCTTGACGACCTGCTCGATCCGCTCCGACATCGCGAACCACTGCGGCTGTCCGGCTTTCTCGCCAATCGACTTGGAAAAGCGGCGCAGGTGCGTGGCGCGGGGATCTTCCGTGTGGTACACGCGGTGCCCGAAGCCGGAAATCTTTTCCTTGCGGGCGAGTTTCGCGCGCACATATTCACCGGCACGCTCCACTCCGGCGTCCTGGCCGATGTCGAGCAGCATCTTCATGACTTCGGCGTTGGCGCCGCCGTGCAGCGGTCCCTTGAGCGCACCAATCGCGCCGACGATGGCCGAGTGCAGGTCGGTGAGCGTGGCGGCCGAGACGCGGGCCGCAAACGTGGACGCATTCAGCTCGTGGTCGGCATGCAGCACCAGTGACACGTCAAACGCACGCGCGGCAAGCGCTGATGGGCGCGTGCCCGTGAGCATGTACAGGAAGTTGGCCGCGTGGCCCAGCGCCGGATCGGGGTCAATGGCGCCGCCTCCCGCCGCCATTCGGCCCCAGGTGGCCACGAGGGACCCGATCTGGCCGGTCAGGCGCACGGCCTTGCGGTAGTTGGCCTGGGGTGTGTGGACGGCGGCGTCCTGGTCGTAGTGCCCCAGCATGGACGTGAGCGTGCGAAGCGCGTCCATGCCATCTCCGGCCGGCAGCGACTTCATCGCGCGCAGGATCGGCTCGGGCAGGCGTCGCGCTGCGTCGAGTTGTGTCTGCAGGTCGCCCAGTTCGGCCCGGTTCGGCAACCGGCGGTGCCAGAGGAGAAAGCAGGTTTCCTCAAACGACACGCCGTGGTCCATATCGGCGAGGTCGTGGATGTCGTAGCCACAGTACGACAACACGCCCCGGTCGCCATCGATATAACAAATAGCCGACTCGCCGGCGACCACATCTTCCAGGCCGGCCTTGGCCTTCACTTCACTGACGGTACTCATGATCCATCCCGACTGTTACCCAGGTGCCTTAGTCTGCAATCTTCGGCGCCTTCACCATCACACCATCACCGAGCTGCTGCAGGATCGAGGTGAGCCCCACATACAGGAAGCCGAACTGGAACAGCAGGAGGAACGGCAGTGTGCCGTAAATGCCGTGGGCCAGTGCGTACACCACCGTCGCCGAAAAGTAGAGGCCCAGCGCCAGCTCGATGATGGGCTGCACCGACATGGCCTGATGGTATTTCTTGTTCTGCCATCCATCTTTGGAGGTCGAGATGCCGTATTTCGCCGTCCGGGTAAATTCCCCGGGCGCGCCGAACAACGCTTCGAAAACCGCTTTCGTGTTGTTGACCGCAAGCCCGATACCGATGGCCATCACGACGGGCAGGTACTTCACGCGCGTCACCCAGTCGGTATACAGCTCGCGTTGTGACACCAGATAGAAATTGAATACCGA from Acidobacteriota bacterium encodes:
- a CDS encoding citrate synthase (catalyzes the formation of citrate from acetyl-CoA and oxaloacetate), translating into MSTVSEVKAKAGLEDVVAGESAICYIDGDRGVLSYCGYDIHDLADMDHGVSFEETCFLLWHRRLPNRAELGDLQTQLDAARRLPEPILRAMKSLPAGDGMDALRTLTSMLGHYDQDAAVHTPQANYRKAVRLTGQIGSLVATWGRMAAGGGAIDPDPALGHAANFLYMLTGTRPSALAARAFDVSLVLHADHELNASTFAARVSAATLTDLHSAIVGAIGALKGPLHGGANAEVMKMLLDIGQDAGVERAGEYVRAKLARKEKISGFGHRVYHTEDPRATHLRRFSKSIGEKAGQPQWFAMSERIEQVVKGDKGLNPNVDFYSASMFYSLGIPIALYTPIFAVSRISGWTAHVLEQYANNRLIRPRTEYIGPAYPQQVLPLDQR